The Deinococcus multiflagellatus nucleotide sequence ACAGCCGCAGCGGCTTTCCCGTGACCACCCTGCTGATCAATGTGGGCGGGTCGTTCGCGCTGGGCCTCACGCTGGCGCTCGTGGAACGCGGCCTGTGGCCCGAGGCGGCGCGGCTGGCGGTGGGCAGCGGGCTGCTGGGGGGGTTCACCACCTTTTCGGCCTTCAGTGCCGGGCTGGGCGACCTGCTGGCCTCTCCGGGCCGGGCGGCGGGCTACGCCGGGCTCAGCGTGGGGCTGGGGCTGGCGGGGGCGCTGCTGGGTCGCGCCTGGGGCGGGCGGCTGTGACGCGGCGCAAGAAAGGGGAGACCCGTCCCCCCGAACAGTTTCTGGAACTCTCGGAACTGCTGGCCTATGTGGGCCAGGTGATCGCCCGGGGCCTGCCCGGCGCCGTGTGGGTGCGCGCCGAGATCGCCGCCGTGACCGACCGGCGCCACCTGTACCTGGACCTTGTGCAAAGTGGCGACGAAGGCGAGGTGGCCCGCTGCCGCGCCACCGTGTGGGCCCGCGAGCGCTTTGGCCTGGAAACCAAGTTCCGCCGCGCCACGGGCGGGGGCCTGACGGCGGGCCTGAAGGTACTCCTCTTTGGCGAGGCCACCTTTCACGAGCAGTACGGCTTTGCGCTGAACGTACTGGACATTGCCCCCGAATTCACCCTGGGCGACGCGGCCCTGCGGCTGGCCGAGGGGCGCGAAACCCTGGTGCGCGAGGGGGTCTACGGCCTGAACCGCCTGCTGGCTCTGCCCACCGACTTCTTCCGCTTTGCGGTGCTGTCGCCGCGCGAGGCCGCCGGGCTGGGCGATTTCCGCCGCGAGGTTGATCCGCTGGAGCGCGCCGGGGTGCTGCGCCCGGTGTATCTGGAAGCCACTTTTCAGGGCCCGGCCGCCGCCGCCAGCCTGCGCCGGGGGGTGCAGGACGCCCTGGCGCTTCATACGGCCGAGCCGCTGGACGCCCTGGTGGTGATCCGGGGCGGCGGCGCCGTCACCGATCTGGCGTGGCTGAACGACCTGCCGTTCGCCCGCGCGCTGGCCACTTTTCCAGTGCCGGTGATCACCGGCCTGGGCCACGCCCGAGACGACACCCTGCCCGACGAGGTGGCCTGCGTGCGCACCGACACGCCCAGCAAGGCGGCGACCCTGATTGTGCGGACAGTCGTCGAGGCCGCCGCGCAGGCCCAGGAAGACGTGCGCACCATCCGCACCCAGGCCGCCCAGGTGCTGGTCGAGGCCGAGGCCGGTGCGCAGTGGACCCTGGACCGCGCCCGCCGCGCCGCCGGGCGGCAGGTGGACGCCGCCGCCGCCAGCGTGGACGCCCTGATGAAGCAGGCCCTGGGCCTGACCCCCGCGCGCACGCTGGGCCGGGGCTACGCCCTGGTGCGCGACGCGGCGGGGCGCCCCGTAACCCGCGCTGCCCAGGTGCAGCCCGGCCAGCCCCTGACCCTGGAGTTCAGCGATGGTGTGGCCGGGGTGACGGCCGAGGGTTGACTGGGCGTCGTTGGTCCAGGCGAAAGCAAAACCTGGCGCCCTTCTTTGGGGGTGCCAGGTCTTTGAGGTGCTAGAGCGTTACAGGCGGCGGACGGTGCAGGTGCCGGCCTTCTGCGCCAGATTGGAAAAGGCGCTCAGATTCGGTTCGCCCTCCAAGGCTTTGAAGAGGTTGCTCATGTCTTTTTCCCTTTCGTGCAGCAGCAGGCCCTTGGCGCTGGCCCAGCCAGGACCTTTGGGGAGGGCAAGGCAGATCATGTACCAGGTGTCACCGGCAGGCTGGTCCTTGGGGGTCTCGGTGGGTTGCGCCAGCATCAGGACGTCTTGATCGCCCGAAAGGACCAGCACAGCGTCATTTATTGCCCGGCCATTGGCGGTGTAAAACCAGTCCCCGTCGTCGTACTCCGGGCGGCCCCGTAGGGTGTAGTTCTGCTGAACGTTCAGACCTGCCTTGGTGGTGCCCGTCAGTTCAAAGGTGTCCCCGGCTTTCAAAGGTTCCTGGGGAGCGGTGGCGGCGCAGCCCGCGAGCAAAAGGGTGGAGCAAATGAGAAGCTTCTTCATCACTGGCTCAGAAAAGCATAGATCCCGGTGAGCTGCACCTGCATCCTGGGTTACCCCCGTTGGTGGTCTGTCCCAGTGCCCTCACCCGTCGCCACTGGCCGCTCAGGGTCGCTGATCCAGTCGCTCCAGGACCCGGCGTACAGGCGGTTGTCTGGTCCCAAGGGGACCCCGGCCAGTTCGCGGGCCAGCAAGTTGGGGGTGGCGCTCACTCCACTGCCGCAGTAGGTGATGGTGGGCTGCTCCCCTGTCGCCAGCCGCGCCGCTTGGTCGCCAGCAGGGCGCCAGTGGCCCTGTTCGTCCAGGGCGCCGCTCCAGTCGCGGTTCACTGCACCGGGAATGTGCCCGGCCCTGGCGTCAATGGGTTCCACCTCGCCCCGGTAGCGCGCGGGAGCGCGGGCATCCAGCAGCAGGGTGCCGCTGGGCCGCGCCTGCACGTCGGCCGCCGTGGCCACAAAGTCGGCCTGGACCTGGGGCCGGAAGGTCACGGGGGCATGCTCGGGTTCCGTCAGCGTCACGGTGCCGCTGGCCTGCACCCAGGCGGGCCAGCCGCCGTCCAGCACCGCCACCTGCGTGTGGCCCAGCCAGCGCAGCAGCCACCACGCCCGGGTCGCGTAAAAGCCCTGACCAGTGCGGGGGTCGTCGTAACACACCACCGTCATCTCATTGCCAATGCCCACCGAGCCCAGCCACGCGGCCAGCGCCTCTGGGTTGGGGAGCGGGTGGCGCCCACCCGCACCGTCCGGCTGAACCGGCCCGCTCAGGTCGGTTTCCAGGTCGGCGTAAATGGCGCCGGGTGCGTGACCTTCCAGATAGGCCAGCCGCCCCAGCAGCGGATCGCTGAGGGCGTACCGGCAGTCCAGCACCCGCACCTGTGGGTCGTGCAGGTGAGCCATGAGCCAGTCTGTGGGCACCAGTGGGGTGGGCAGCGGGGTCATGCGGCAGCCTACCGCGAGCCGGACCAAAAGAAAAAACCCGCCTTCTTCGGCGGTGATAAGAACAAGATAGCGCGGTATGCACTCGGGGTCAAGCTCAGCCAGTGGGGGGCAAAAAGACTGTTGCTGGCGGCGTGTGCAGAGCTGCCCTGGGCCAGCTTTTGTATAGCCCCAACCTCTTCGAGCTGGCCTGATTCCAAAAACAAAAAATCCGCCTTGCTCGGCGGTGATGAAAACAAGATAACGCGGTATGCAGGCGGGGTCAAGGTCAGCCAGCGGGGTCGAAAAAAACCGTGCAGGAGAAACGGAATCTCACTGTTTCCCTATCGTCGTATGCACTTGTCCTCCTGCCTGATCACGGGGCGATCACGGGGCCGCCCCTAAGGTGCTGGCAGTTCCCCGGGCCCCACAGGGCGCCCACTCCACAGGAGGCACCACCATGAACAGACTGCTGACCCTTGCTTCGCTGACCCTCTGCGCCGCTGTGCTGGGCACCGCCCACGCCAGCTGCGCCGCCCCCAAGGACATGAACGGCGTGTGGCGCGCCAACGACGGCGGCACCTACTACGTGCGGCAACTGGGCAATCAGGTGTGGTGGGTGGGCATGAGCAGCGACAGCGGCAAGTCGTGGACCAACGTGTTTCACGGCACCCGCACCGGCAACACCGTCAAGGGCACCTGGGCCGATGTGCCGCGCGGCCAGATCAGCAGTGGCGGCAGCATGACCCTGACCCTCAGCGGCGTGAACAGCGTGCTGGGCTTCAAGCGCACGGCCGCCACCGG carries:
- a CDS encoding fluoride efflux transporter FluC, with amino-acid sequence MGPWLWVMVGGALGAGARYGLGLLGAGLDSRSGFPVTTLLINVGGSFALGLTLALVERGLWPEAARLAVGSGLLGGFTTFSAFSAGLGDLLASPGRAAGYAGLSVGLGLAGALLGRAWGGRL
- a CDS encoding sulfurtransferase, with the protein product MTPLPTPLVPTDWLMAHLHDPQVRVLDCRYALSDPLLGRLAYLEGHAPGAIYADLETDLSGPVQPDGAGGRHPLPNPEALAAWLGSVGIGNEMTVVCYDDPRTGQGFYATRAWWLLRWLGHTQVAVLDGGWPAWVQASGTVTLTEPEHAPVTFRPQVQADFVATAADVQARPSGTLLLDARAPARYRGEVEPIDARAGHIPGAVNRDWSGALDEQGHWRPAGDQAARLATGEQPTITYCGSGVSATPNLLARELAGVPLGPDNRLYAGSWSDWISDPERPVATGEGTGTDHQRG
- the xseA gene encoding exodeoxyribonuclease VII large subunit, producing the protein MTRRKKGETRPPEQFLELSELLAYVGQVIARGLPGAVWVRAEIAAVTDRRHLYLDLVQSGDEGEVARCRATVWARERFGLETKFRRATGGGLTAGLKVLLFGEATFHEQYGFALNVLDIAPEFTLGDAALRLAEGRETLVREGVYGLNRLLALPTDFFRFAVLSPREAAGLGDFRREVDPLERAGVLRPVYLEATFQGPAAAASLRRGVQDALALHTAEPLDALVVIRGGGAVTDLAWLNDLPFARALATFPVPVITGLGHARDDTLPDEVACVRTDTPSKAATLIVRTVVEAAAQAQEDVRTIRTQAAQVLVEAEAGAQWTLDRARRAAGRQVDAAAASVDALMKQALGLTPARTLGRGYALVRDAAGRPVTRAAQVQPGQPLTLEFSDGVAGVTAEG